In Candidatus Eisenbacteria bacterium, the genomic window TCGCCCGCACATCGATGGTCGCGTTCGCCCGCGGGTCGAGCACTTTCAGGAAGTAAGAGCGGAGCGGGTTCCCGCTCGCTTCTGTCCGCTGGGCGGCCACGCGGATCACCCCGGCTTCGGGGAACGTGATGTCCTCTTCCTCGAGAATGACCGGAGCGAACTCGTTGAAGCGCCTTCCATCCGATCCCTCAAACGCCCGGTTCGCGGCCGCGAGTCGGATCGCCGCGGTCCTCGCGTCCCCCCTCTCCCCGCCCGAACGAGCCATCACGGAGGCCCCCGCGAGCGCGGCGGAATCGGCCGCGTTCTGGAGCTGCGTCTTGGTGAGGAGCATCATGCCGATGTCGATGCTGAGCGCGCCGAGGGCGAGGATGGCCGCAAGCACGATCGCGAGAAGGATGAGGACGGATCCTCCCTCCCCGGAAAGAAGGCTTCTCTCCACCCGCCCACGGTGCGCGGGATCGTACTTCTCGTCCTTTCGATTCGTTTGGAGTCTCATTTCTTCCGTCCGCTCTCTCTCTTCCGCCTTCGTCGATCGGAGATAGTGACCCGTCTCTGTGCGAAATAGGTGCTGTCCCCGGTCTCGTCCCCCTCTTCCGTCTATCGGCAGAAGGGGGGAAGACCCCAAGCATGCTCTCCTAGTGCGCATGTCTCCCCTTCGTGCTAGAATCCCGGTCCGGCGGGGGCGCCGGGCGCCTTCCCGAAACGGTCGAGAAGACGCTCCCGCGACGTCTCATTCAGGAGGTCCATCGATGATCCGAATCGCACGGCTCTTGGCTCTTCTCTCACTCGCGTTCCCGGCGCTCGCGCAAGAGGTCGCCTACGAGAAGTACCGGTTGGAGAACGGGCTCACGGTGATCCTGCACGAGGACCATTCCCTTCCGAGCGCGTGCGTGAACCTCTGGTACCGAGTCGGGGCGAAGGACCAATCGGAAGGCCGCTCCGGTTTCGCTCATCTCTTCGAACACCTGATGTTCATGGGGACCGAACGGATCCCGGAGATCGACGTTCTGGTCGAGGAGGGGGGCGGGTGGACGAACGCATCAACCTCGTCCGACCGGACGAACTACTTCTCCTACGGACCCCGCGATCTCCTCCCGACGCTTCTCTGGATCGAAGCGGACCGAATGGAAGACCTCGGCCGGATGATGACGCAAGAGAAGCTCGACACGCAGAGGGACATCGTCCGAAACGAGCGGCGCCAAGGGGTCGAGATGGAGCCGTACGGCGAGGCGGAGTACCGGATCAGCCAGCACGTCTATCCGCCGGAGCATCCGTACCATATCGACGTGATCGGAAGGCACGAGGATCTTGAAGCGGCGACCCTTCAGGACGTAAAGGACTTCTTCGCGACATTTTATGTGCCGAACAACGCGGCTCTCTCCGTCGCCGGGGATTTCGATCCGGACGAGGTGAAGCCGCTGATCGAGCGGCTCTTCGCGACGATTCCACGGGGCCCCGAGCCGCCGCGCCGCCCCGCCCCGCCCGCAAGGCTCGAGGAGGAGCGCCGCGTCGTCTACTCGGACGACGTCCGCTTCCCGCGTCTCTATCTCGCTTACCCGTCCCCCGCGTATTTCGAGCCGGGAGACGCGGAGATGGACCTCGCGGCCGATCTTCTCGCCTCCGGCAAGTCGAGCCGGCTCTACAAGCGGCTCGTCTACGACGAGAAGATCGCGACGGAGGTTGCGGCGGTTCAGGCGTCCGGGGCGCTCGGCTCCCTCTTCTACGTGGTCGTGACCGCGCGCGAGGGGGTTCCGCTCGAGGAGATCGAGAAGGCGGTGGACGAGGAGATCGGGCGGTTCGTCTCTGAAGGGCCGAGCGCCGAGGAGCTCGAGCGCCAGCGGGCGCAGTGGGAGCGTGGCGCCCTCTCGAGCCTTCAATCGATCGTCCGCAAGGCGGACCGGCTCAACCTGTACGAGTTCTACTGGGGCGAGCCGAACTCCTTTCGAAGGGACCTCGATCGGTACCGGAAGGCGACCGTTGCCGATGTCCGCCGGTGGGCGGAGGGGGTCTTTCGCCCGAACGGGCGCCTCGCGATGCGCGTGCTTCCGGATGAGGAGGCGGCGCTCCGGGCCGCGCGCGACGAGCGTCCCGCATCGATGGAGTCGAGAGCGTTCGACCCCGAGGAGCCCGAGGTCTTCCGCCTCTCGAACGGGATCGAGGTGCGCCATTGGGAGCGGAGCGAGCTTCCGCTCGTCGAGATCTCTCTCTTTCTCGCGGCTGGCGCCGCTCACATGGACGAAGCGAAGGCGGGTTCCGCGAGCCTCCTCGCCGACATGCTGGACGAGGGGGCGGGGGAGCTCGGCGCGATCGCATTCTCCGACTCGGTCGACTTTCTCGGCGCGAGCCTTCGTCCCTACGCGCGCTACGAGTTCTCCGGCGTGCGCCTTTCGGCTCTCGAGAGAAACCTCTCCCAGGCGATCGGTCTTCTCGCCGACGCGGTGCTCCGCCCGCGATTCGACGAAGAGGAATGGGAACGGGTTCGGAGGATTCGCCGTGACGACCTCCTCCGCGCGCTCGACCGCCCGGCGACGGTCGCCTCCCGCGTCGGGATGCGCGCGTACTTCGGGGAAGACCATCCGTACGGGCGGCCGGTCGATGGGACGGTCGAGGATGTCGAGGCGATCGCGCTCGGCGAGATCCACGCGCTCCACGAACTTTTCTACGGTCCGGAAAACGCGACGTTCCTCGTTGCGGGGGATGTGACGAGAGAGGAGGCGCGCGATCTTCTCGAGCGGGCGTTCGGCGGATGGAGCGCGCGCCCCTCGTTCGAGAAAGCGAGTCCCCTCGCGCGGCGCGCGCCCGCGAACGACGCGCTCCGCGTGGTCGTCGTCGACAAGCCCGGCGCGGTCCAGACCGTGATTCGCGCCTATATGCCGGGACCCCTCGCGGATGATCCGGATCGAGTCCGCTACGATCTCTTGAACACGATTCTCGGCGGTTCCTTCACGAGCCGGCTCAACCAGAACCTTCGCGAGACGCACGGCTTCACGTACGGCGCCTCTTCGAGCTACACGATGTCGCCGTCGACCGGCTATCTCTCCGCCAGGTCGGACGTCCAGGCCGAGGTCACCGGGGCGGCGGTTCGCGAGTTCCTGAAGGAGTTCGAGCGAATCCGGGCGGGGGACGTGACGGAAGATGAGGCCGGGATGGCGCGCGAAACGCTTCGCATGGAAAGCATTCAGCAGTTCGAGGGGCTCGGCGGTCTTCTCTGGGCGGCGGAGTCGTGTCTCTGGAGAGGCCTTCCCTTCTCCTCGATCGGGGAGGATCTCGCCGCGATGAGCGCGGCCCGCGCCGAAGACCTGAACGCGCTCGGCGCGCGCGCGGTTCCGGTGGAGAAGGCGCTTCTTCTCCTTCTCGGCGACAAGGCCACGATCGAAGCTGAGCTCGAGGGTTCGGGGCTACCGCGCCCGGAGGAGTGGACCTCGAAGGGCCGGCCGGCCGGAGCCGGGGACTGACCTCGATCCGGCGAGGATCTCTCGGGGTTCTTTCAAGCCGGGGGGCGGTGCAAGAGCTCGCCGGCTCCGAATCGTCCCCGCGCACCGGGCCCGCGGCAAGTCGTCGGATCGAGAGGCCCAGCGCGCTCGGGAACCGGCCGTTTCACCCCCTTGGAGCTCTCTTCTTATCTCATGCTCCCCGCGCTCGCACGCGACGTCGAGACGAGCTTCCTTTCGGGCGACACGCGCGAGAGCGAGAAGGAGGCGATCGAAGAGGCGGAAGGGCTCCTGACGGCCCGCATTGTCGCCCTTATGGAAGGTCGTCTCGAGCAGGCTCCGGCTTCTCATACAGCCAGAGCGTGCCGGCGGGACCCACGTGTCGGATCCGGCGGACGGCGCTCGGCTCCATCCGAAGCCACTCGCGCCAGCCGGTCTCGACCTTCTTCTCGTAGCCGGAGTCGTAGTAGTAGCCCGAGACGACGAAGACCCGGTCGGCGCCCTCCGTCGCGCGCGAACCATGCTCCACGGAAAGGACATTCCCCGGAGGGACCTCGAGTGCGATCGGCTCCCACCCTCCCTTCGTCATGAAGATCCTAAGGTCGAGGCGTCCTTGGGTGTAGTAGGAAACGGGGAAGTAGAGGTAGGGGGAGAGGAAGATGATTCGATCGTCCGCCTCGCATGTCTCGTCGAGAAACGCGGCGAGCTTTCGGGGCGCTTGTTCGTGAGGGTGTCGGATCATCGAGATCGTGTCGAGGCCGAGAAGAACGATGAGAACGCCGAGGACGGCCGCGCGGGGGCGCGGAGCGGTTCTCTCGAGAGCGACCGCGCCCCCCAGCGCGAGAAAGGGCATGAAGGAAGAGAAATACCTTTCCAAGAAGAGCGGTTGAACCGTAAGAGAGATGATCACGACGAGCCCGATGGGGAAGAGAAGCCCGGTCAAAGCGAAGACCGCCGGGAAGCGAAGGTCTCGGGACCGAAGGCCCGCCAGACAGAGGAGAAGAATCGCCGAGAAGACCGCAAGGACGATCCATCCCGGCAGAGGCACGTCCGCCCAGCGGATTGCCGCGCCCGCCGGGTCGAGCGCCGGCTGGAGAAAGCGCTGAAAGTTGAAAGAGACGGTCGGAAAGAACTGGCCGAAGAACCACGGAATCGTGAGGGGAGGAATCCAGAAGCCGGACGCGACCCGGTTGAACTGCGTGCCGATGCCGATCGCCCACGGGAGCATGGAGAGAAGAACAACTCCTTGCGCCGCCGTCCAAGCGCAGAGGCGCCGGAACGGACGCAGTCGCCCGAAAGCGATCAAATTGAGCGAAAGAAGGGGAAGAGCGGCGAAGTAGTGCGTGTTCAGGGCAAGGGATGCGGCGAGAACGTACTTGAGAAGCGCCTTCCTGTCATGCGGACGATTCCAACTTCGGAGCGCGTAGAACGCGCTCGCGATCGAAAGAGTTGCGAGGAGCGAGTAGCAACGGATCTCCCATGAATACTTGAGGTAGAACGTACTTCCTGCGAGGAGGGCCGCCGCCCTGAGTCCTCCTTCTGCGGTGCCGAGGAGTTCGCGGCCGAGGCGATAGAGATACACGATCCCGACAAGGCTCGCGAGAACCGAGGGGATCTCCGCGGCGGTCTGCCCCCCCCCGACCAGGCGGAGATATCCCCACATGAGGATGTAGTGGAGAGGAGGCGTGTTGTCGCCCGAGCGGATGAAACGGAGCATCTCCCCGAAGGGCAGGCTGCATCGGTGAAGGACGATCGCCTCGTCGAACCAGAGGCCGTTTCGCGTGAGGAAGAGAAGCCGTACCGCGAGCGCGACGGTCAGAACGAGACCGAGCAGAAAGATCGAACGCCTGCCGCTTCGGGTTACACGCAAGGTTCACCTCCCGGCCCGCCGCGCGCCGCCGGCCGATTCCCACTCTAGCGAAGTCTTCTTGGAAAGTGGAGAGAGAGTTGAAGAAGACGCGGCCTCTCGAGTCAGTCCCAGACTTTCGGACCCACAGAAGTTGGAATCGTGGAAGGCTGCTTGGGACAGCCGACCACGTGTTCGGAAGAGGCTCTTCAGAGTTCCCCAGCTCGTCGGCTCCGCTCGAATCGGACCGCACATACCGCATCCGACGTCGAACGCGCCGAGGAGTCTCCCGTCCGCTACCAGACCCCCCGGATCCGGGCGCCGCAATCCGGACACGCACCCCCGCGCATCCGGTTCGCTCGGACCGAGTGCCAATCCCTCTCGATGAGAGTCGCGCCGCAACCCGGGCAAGAAGTCGTCTGACCCTCGGCGTCGGCGACGTTTCCGACATAAACGAACGAGAGGCCCTCCTCGCGGGCGATCGAGCGGGCGCGGCCGAGGGTCGCGTGCGGCGTCCGCGGAAGGTCCTTCATCCGATAGTCCGGATGGAAGGCGGTGAAGTGGAGCGGCGTTTCGGCCCCGAGCTCCTCCCGGATCCACGCGCACTCGGCGCGGATCTCCTCCGGCGAATCGTTGAGGCCGGGGATGAGGAGGGTCGTGATCTCGATCCAGACGTCCGTCTCTCTCCGGAGCCAGAGGAGCGTTTCCTTCACCGGCTGGATGCGGGCGAGGGAATACTTCCGATAGAAAGCATCGGTGAACGCCTTGAGATCGACGTTGGCCGCGTCGATGAAGCGAAAGACGTCGGCGCGCGCCTCCTCGGTGATGTAGCCGGCGGTCACCATCGCGTTCTTGAGCCCCGCCGCGCGCGCGGCCCTCGAGCAATCGATCACGAACTCCCCGAAGATGACCGGGTCGTTGTACGTGTAGGCGATCGAGCGGCAGCCCTCGTCGATCGCGATCCTGACGACGTCCCCCGGAGAGGCGCGGACGGTTCGCACGGCGTCCGCCCGCGCCTTCGTCGTCGTCCAGTTTTGGCAGAACTTGCAGCCGAGGTTGCACCCTGCGGTTCCGAACGAGAGGATCGACGTTCCGGGGAGAAAGTGGTTCAGCGGCTTCTTCTCGACCGGATCGACGCCGAAGCCGTTCGGCCGCCCGTAGCCGAGCGAAACGAGCGCGCCCCCGATGTTCTTCCGGATGAAGCAGAAGCCGGCTTGGTCTTCGCGCAGGCTGCAGAAGCGGGGGCAGAGCGTGCAGACGACCCGCCCGTTCTCTTCCCGCCACCAGAGCGCCGGATGCGGGGCGCTTTCCGCTTCGGTCCTCATGCGGCTCTCCCTACCACGGGGCTCATGCATTAACTTAGCCTGAGGCCCATCGCGCGGCCACTCGAAAAGAGCGGAGGTCGGGAGGGAGCATCGCCGGGATCCTCGATCTCTTCCGGCCCTACGTCGAGGGAACGCGGAGACCGGATCGTTGACCCGATGCTTCTTGACGCGCGACGCGCCGGCCCGGTAGCATGAAACCGGTCGGGCGCTCCGAGGTCCGCCTTCGAGGAGGTGCCACGTGTCCACGGCGATCAGGCGATGTGTCTCTTTCTTTCCGATTCTCTTCTTTCTTCTCTCGGCCTGCGCCGGAGCGCCCCCGCTCGAGGACCCCAGCGCAAAGGCGCGCGCGGAAGAGCGGGAGTCCGGCCGGGAAGCGGCCGGAGAAGCGGGCGAAGATTCTCCGTTTCTGGAAACGCTTCAGGTAAATAAAAACGGAGTCGTGACAACCGATATCGATACGTACTACGTAAGAAATATCCGGTTCAACACAGGACACGGTTTCGGGTCGAGCGAGGCGCTGGTCGGGTACTTCCTCAACACCCGCTACGAGATCAAGAAGCGATTTATCAAGCAGCTTCGCGTTCTCGGGAGGATCGGAGCGAGCGAGGCGCTTTCCGTTTCGCACAAGTACGACATGATCGAGGATAAGGACCTCGACTACACCTTCCGCACGGAGATCCGGAAGACCGACGGCGAGACGATCGAGTTCATCGTCCGCATCAACCAGATCGGCGGCGAGCTGCAGGAGGGCGGTTCCTTCCTGTTGACCGGAGACGAGCTGCAGACGCTGCGGAAGATCGTGTTCTACTAGACGGAGGGCTCTTCGCGCCGGCGCGCGGGGGCGAACCGAGGAGGAGCGGCAATGGCCAAGGCGTATCTTCGCATCAACACCGATGTCGGGCGCGAGGTGGACGTCCGTAACCGCCTTCGTCAGGTTCCCGAGGTCCTGAACGCCGACATCACGGCGGGAGAGCAGGACATCATCTGCCTCGTCGAGAGCGGTTCGGTCGATTCGATTCTCGACCTGGTGGTGAGCAAGATTCGGGCGATCGAGGGGATCCAGGGGACCACCACGAACCTGATCCTCGATTGGTAGGAGCTGCGCTCCCTTCTCGCCCGGCCCGATTCGCGATTCGGCACCGGGCGTTCTTGTCTATGCACGGCGAAACCCTCGATACGACGATCGAGAAGCTCGTGACCGGCGGCGCCGGGATGGGGCGGAAGGACGGGGAGGTGGTGTTCGTCCGCGGGGCGCTGCCGGGGGAGCGGGTGAGGGCGCGGATCGTTCGGCGCGCGAAGGGGTTCCTCGAGGCCGCGCTTCTCGAGATCCTCGAGGCCTCGCCGGATCGGGAAGAGCCTCCGGACATGTCTCCCGGCGCGCTCGCGGGGGCCGATCTTTTCTACATGAAGCTTGCGGCGCAGCGGGAGGCGAAGCGGGAGATCGTGCGCGACTGCTTCGCGCGAATCGCGCGGATCGATCTCGGGGAGCGGCTGGAAGGTCCGGAGCCGGCGGGCCCCGCCTGGGGATATCGGAACAAGATCCGGCTCCATCTCGGGCGCGGCGGACGATACGGAATGCACCGCCGAGGGACGCGCGTGGTCGTTCCGTTCGACCACAATCTTCTCATGCCCGAAGTGTTCAACCACGAAGCGCTCCCGTTTCTCCTCGCGCTCCCGCGCGCTCGGCAGGCTCTCGTCCGGCTCGATGGAAAGGGCGGCTTCCTCGTCGATCTCTCCGGAGGGGAAGGGAAACCCGCCTCGTTCGCCGAGCGCGTTCTCGCGCGCATCGGAGAGACGCGCGTTCCCCCGTCCTGTCTCGGCCTTCTCGTAAACGGGGGGGCGGTGTGGGGAGAGGATCATCTCGAGATCCCGCTCGCCGGGCGCGTGTTCCGCGTGCACGCGGAGAGCTTCTTTCAGGTGAACCTCGCGGAGACGGAAGCGCTCGTCCGCCGGATCGCCGCGCGCATGGAAGAGGACGGCCGATCGGCGGACCGGCGGGGGCCGCTTCTTCTCGATCTCTACGGGGGCGTCGGCCTCTTCGCCGCGGCGCTCGGCGATCGGTTCGAGAAGGTCGTGACGGTGGAGAGCGATCGCGTCGCGGTCAGGGACGCGCGCGCGAACCTCGCGCGGGATCCGGAGCTCGCGAAGAGAGGGACCGTCGTCCCGGGTCTCGTCGAGAAGGTACTCTCCCAATGGGCGAGGAGCGGGTTTCCGCATGGAGACCTGGAGAAAGCGGAGGTCGTCGCCGACCCGCCGCGGACCGGGCTCGGCGCATCCGTCATCCGCGATCTCGGGCGTCTCCGCCCGCGGCGGATCGACCTCGTGAGCTGCGATCCGGCGACCCTCGCGCGCGACGCTCGCCTGCTTGAGGCGGAGGGCTACGGGATCGAGCGCGTGCTTCTCATCGATATGTTCCCGCAGACGCCGCATATCGAGACGGTGACCGCTTTCCGTTCCCCGGCATGAGGACTCGCGCCCAGTGGGGAGTCCCCCTGCGTCCTGCCGACCGAGAGGGGAATGCGAAACCGAATCGCCGGAGTCCTTGAAATGAAGAGAACGGAATGACACAATACCTGTCAGACTAGCAGCCTGCCCTGCGACCGCGTCGGCACGTCGAAGCGAGGCAAGCGCAGCTTCCTCCGAGTCGGGATTCTCCCCGTGCTCGAACGTGAGCACGGGTTCTCATGGTTCGCGGTCGGACGGGTGCCCGTGCCTTCGACCGGCCCGGGCGACTCCGAGGAACACATGAGCCCTCTCCCCACGTTCAGGCCTCTTCGCTTTCCCACGGAACGGCCCGGGGTCCGAATCCGACCTCGGGCCGCTCTCGCGAACATGAAGAGCCCTTCCTCGAAGCCCGAGCGCGTTCGCCGATAATCGGCCCTTTCCGTCGGGTCCCCCGGGTTCCGTCGCTCGCAGGTGCGGCAGGCGCGTCGAGGAAGGACGAGGACGTGCGAGGTCGAGAGGGGGCGGAAGGAACCGCCCGCGCTCGACGGACGTTCGGGAAACCTGCCGGCCGACCGGCTCATCAACGAGCACGCTTGCCGGCCGTCCCCGGTCCGAACGCGCTCGAGGCCGACCCCGGCCGGGAAGCCGGGTCGCCCGAGAAGAGGAGGAGTTCCGATGCGTGTTTTTGGGAAGGGGATCCTCGCTTGGGGGGTTCTCGCGATTCTTACTACCACCGCCCCGTGCTTCGCGGGGCCTCTGAACTACACCGCACATACGATCGACGGCGAGCAGGAAGTGCCGCCCAATCCTTCCCCCGCCGTCGGAACGGGAACGTTCGTCGTCGATCCGGATGCGAACACGGTCTCCTATCACATTACGTTCCCGGAAGGGGCTCTCCTCGGAGAGGAGACGGCCGCTGCGATCCACGGGTTCGCGGGGCGCGGCGCGATCGGTCCGGTGCTGCACGCGCTCCCTCTCGGGAGCCCGAAAGTAGGGGGG contains:
- a CDS encoding insulinase family protein produces the protein MIRIARLLALLSLAFPALAQEVAYEKYRLENGLTVILHEDHSLPSACVNLWYRVGAKDQSEGRSGFAHLFEHLMFMGTERIPEIDVLVEEGGGWTNASTSSDRTNYFSYGPRDLLPTLLWIEADRMEDLGRMMTQEKLDTQRDIVRNERRQGVEMEPYGEAEYRISQHVYPPEHPYHIDVIGRHEDLEAATLQDVKDFFATFYVPNNAALSVAGDFDPDEVKPLIERLFATIPRGPEPPRRPAPPARLEEERRVVYSDDVRFPRLYLAYPSPAYFEPGDAEMDLAADLLASGKSSRLYKRLVYDEKIATEVAAVQASGALGSLFYVVVTAREGVPLEEIEKAVDEEIGRFVSEGPSAEELERQRAQWERGALSSLQSIVRKADRLNLYEFYWGEPNSFRRDLDRYRKATVADVRRWAEGVFRPNGRLAMRVLPDEEAALRAARDERPASMESRAFDPEEPEVFRLSNGIEVRHWERSELPLVEISLFLAAGAAHMDEAKAGSASLLADMLDEGAGELGAIAFSDSVDFLGASLRPYARYEFSGVRLSALERNLSQAIGLLADAVLRPRFDEEEWERVRRIRRDDLLRALDRPATVASRVGMRAYFGEDHPYGRPVDGTVEDVEAIALGEIHALHELFYGPENATFLVAGDVTREEARDLLERAFGGWSARPSFEKASPLARRAPANDALRVVVVDKPGAVQTVIRAYMPGPLADDPDRVRYDLLNTILGGSFTSRLNQNLRETHGFTYGASSSYTMSPSTGYLSARSDVQAEVTGAAVREFLKEFERIRAGDVTEDEAGMARETLRMESIQQFEGLGGLLWAAESCLWRGLPFSSIGEDLAAMSAARAEDLNALGARAVPVEKALLLLLGDKATIEAELEGSGLPRPEEWTSKGRPAGAGD
- a CDS encoding glycosyltransferase family 39 protein, translating into MRVTRSGRRSIFLLGLVLTVALAVRLLFLTRNGLWFDEAIVLHRCSLPFGEMLRFIRSGDNTPPLHYILMWGYLRLVGGGQTAAEIPSVLASLVGIVYLYRLGRELLGTAEGGLRAAALLAGSTFYLKYSWEIRCYSLLATLSIASAFYALRSWNRPHDRKALLKYVLAASLALNTHYFAALPLLSLNLIAFGRLRPFRRLCAWTAAQGVVLLSMLPWAIGIGTQFNRVASGFWIPPLTIPWFFGQFFPTVSFNFQRFLQPALDPAGAAIRWADVPLPGWIVLAVFSAILLLCLAGLRSRDLRFPAVFALTGLLFPIGLVVIISLTVQPLFLERYFSSFMPFLALGGAVALERTAPRPRAAVLGVLIVLLGLDTISMIRHPHEQAPRKLAAFLDETCEADDRIIFLSPYLYFPVSYYTQGRLDLRIFMTKGGWEPIALEVPPGNVLSVEHGSRATEGADRVFVVSGYYYDSGYEKKVETGWREWLRMEPSAVRRIRHVGPAGTLWLYEKPEPARDDLP
- the amrS gene encoding AmmeMemoRadiSam system radical SAM enzyme; this encodes MRTEAESAPHPALWWREENGRVVCTLCPRFCSLREDQAGFCFIRKNIGGALVSLGYGRPNGFGVDPVEKKPLNHFLPGTSILSFGTAGCNLGCKFCQNWTTTKARADAVRTVRASPGDVVRIAIDEGCRSIAYTYNDPVIFGEFVIDCSRAARAAGLKNAMVTAGYITEEARADVFRFIDAANVDLKAFTDAFYRKYSLARIQPVKETLLWLRRETDVWIEITTLLIPGLNDSPEEIRAECAWIREELGAETPLHFTAFHPDYRMKDLPRTPHATLGRARSIAREEGLSFVYVGNVADAEGQTTSCPGCGATLIERDWHSVRANRMRGGACPDCGARIRGVW
- a CDS encoding Lrp/AsnC ligand binding domain-containing protein, giving the protein MAKAYLRINTDVGREVDVRNRLRQVPEVLNADITAGEQDIICLVESGSVDSILDLVVSKIRAIEGIQGTTTNLILDW
- a CDS encoding class I SAM-dependent RNA methyltransferase; translation: MHGETLDTTIEKLVTGGAGMGRKDGEVVFVRGALPGERVRARIVRRAKGFLEAALLEILEASPDREEPPDMSPGALAGADLFYMKLAAQREAKREIVRDCFARIARIDLGERLEGPEPAGPAWGYRNKIRLHLGRGGRYGMHRRGTRVVVPFDHNLLMPEVFNHEALPFLLALPRARQALVRLDGKGGFLVDLSGGEGKPASFAERVLARIGETRVPPSCLGLLVNGGAVWGEDHLEIPLAGRVFRVHAESFFQVNLAETEALVRRIAARMEEDGRSADRRGPLLLDLYGGVGLFAAALGDRFEKVVTVESDRVAVRDARANLARDPELAKRGTVVPGLVEKVLSQWARSGFPHGDLEKAEVVADPPRTGLGASVIRDLGRLRPRRIDLVSCDPATLARDARLLEAEGYGIERVLLIDMFPQTPHIETVTAFRSPA